One stretch of Acidobacteriota bacterium DNA includes these proteins:
- a CDS encoding carbamate kinase, with protein MAGKRGLVAFGGNALIKAGEKGTVQEQLANADEAARQLVPLFDRYACALLVHGNGPQVGQNLIRQEEAVTKVPPLPLDVCVAETQGSMGYLLEKALSNELERQGKERDLLSVLTQIEVDAEDPAFRNPTKPIGPFYTAYRAKHLMEAERWAMVEDSGRGYRKVVASPRPKRVLGVGALRSLYDTGAIIIAGGGGGIPVVRELDGTHRGVEAVIDKDRTSVLLACDLDVDEMIIVTSVPCLYVHFGKPEQRALADVSLEEVLAYQKEGQFPPGSMGPKIEAAVQFLVKKGGQVVITDAPSLPQAVLGRAGTRIHHEKSGKAPGIPKRSRAARN; from the coding sequence ATGGCCGGCAAGCGGGGCCTGGTGGCCTTCGGGGGCAACGCCCTCATCAAGGCCGGTGAGAAGGGGACGGTCCAGGAACAGCTGGCCAACGCCGACGAGGCGGCCCGCCAGCTCGTGCCCCTCTTCGACCGGTACGCCTGCGCCCTCCTGGTGCACGGGAACGGGCCGCAGGTCGGACAGAACCTCATCCGGCAGGAGGAGGCGGTGACCAAGGTCCCGCCCCTCCCGCTGGACGTATGCGTGGCCGAGACCCAGGGGAGCATGGGCTACCTCCTGGAGAAGGCCCTCAGCAACGAACTCGAGCGGCAGGGGAAAGAGCGGGACCTCCTCTCGGTCCTCACCCAGATCGAGGTGGACGCGGAGGACCCGGCCTTCCGGAATCCGACCAAGCCCATCGGCCCCTTCTACACGGCCTATCGCGCCAAGCACCTCATGGAGGCGGAGCGCTGGGCCATGGTGGAGGACAGCGGCCGGGGCTATCGGAAGGTGGTCGCCTCCCCCCGCCCCAAGCGGGTCCTCGGCGTGGGGGCGCTCCGCTCCCTGTACGACACCGGGGCCATCATCATCGCGGGAGGGGGCGGCGGCATCCCCGTGGTTCGTGAACTCGACGGGACCCACCGCGGGGTGGAGGCGGTCATCGACAAGGACCGCACCTCCGTCCTTCTCGCGTGCGATCTCGACGTCGACGAAATGATCATCGTCACTTCCGTCCCCTGCCTCTACGTCCATTTCGGGAAGCCCGAACAGCGCGCCCTGGCGGACGTGAGCCTGGAGGAGGTGCTGGCCTACCAGAAGGAGGGGCAGTTCCCGCCGGGATCCATGGGGCCCAAGATCGAGGCGGCGGTCCAGTTCCTCGTGAAGAAGGGCGGACAGGTGGTGATCACGGACGCCCCGAGCCTGCCCCAGGCCGTGCTGGGCCGGGCGGGAACCAGGATCCACCACGAGAAGTCGGGAAAGGCTCCGGGCATCCCCAAGCGGTCTCGAGCCGCCCGAAATTGA
- a CDS encoding cyclic 2,3-diphosphoglycerate synthase: MKPQNVLIMGAAGRDFHNFNVFFRDNAAYRVVAFTATQIPDIAGRKYPAALAGKAYPKGIPIYDEKDMPALIRKEKVDLVVFAYSDVAHEDVMHKASIALAAGADFMMMGADHTMVKSTKPVISICAVRTGCGKSQTTRRVCEILKSMGKRVVAVRHPMPYGDLVAQKVQRFASLKDLDKHKCTIEEREEYEPHIQRGVVVYAGVDYEAILRQAEKEADVIVWDGGNNDLPFYRSDLEIVVVDPHRAGHEISYHPGEANLRRADVVVINKIDTADGEDVDGVRFNIAAVNPKAIVIDAASPLAVSNPEAIRGKRVLVVEDGPTLTHGEMQYGAGVVAARKFGALDLVDPRPYAVKSIQDTYEKYPEIGILLPAMGYGAKQMKDLETTINRTDCDLVIVATPIDLGRIIKINKPSVRVMYDLQEIGQPTLEAPIRRLF; the protein is encoded by the coding sequence ATGAAACCCCAGAACGTGCTCATCATGGGTGCCGCGGGAAGGGACTTCCACAACTTCAACGTCTTCTTCCGCGACAACGCCGCCTACCGGGTCGTGGCCTTTACGGCCACCCAGATCCCTGACATCGCCGGTCGCAAGTACCCCGCCGCCCTGGCCGGGAAAGCCTATCCCAAGGGCATCCCCATCTACGACGAAAAGGACATGCCGGCCCTCATCCGCAAGGAGAAGGTCGACCTCGTGGTGTTCGCCTACTCGGACGTGGCCCACGAAGACGTGATGCACAAGGCCTCCATCGCCCTCGCCGCCGGCGCCGACTTCATGATGATGGGCGCGGATCACACCATGGTGAAGTCCACGAAACCCGTCATTTCCATCTGCGCCGTGCGCACGGGATGCGGAAAGAGCCAGACGACGCGCCGGGTGTGCGAAATCCTCAAGTCCATGGGCAAGCGCGTGGTGGCCGTACGGCACCCCATGCCCTACGGCGACCTGGTGGCCCAGAAGGTCCAGCGCTTCGCCAGCTTGAAGGACCTCGACAAGCACAAGTGCACCATCGAAGAGCGCGAGGAGTACGAGCCCCACATCCAGCGGGGGGTCGTCGTCTATGCGGGCGTGGACTACGAGGCCATTCTCCGCCAGGCCGAGAAGGAAGCGGACGTGATCGTGTGGGATGGCGGCAACAACGACCTCCCCTTCTACCGTTCCGACCTCGAGATCGTCGTCGTGGACCCCCACCGCGCGGGCCACGAGATCTCCTATCACCCCGGAGAGGCCAACCTCCGCCGCGCCGACGTGGTGGTCATCAACAAGATCGACACCGCCGACGGGGAAGACGTGGACGGGGTGCGTTTCAATATCGCCGCCGTCAATCCCAAGGCCATCGTGATCGACGCCGCATCCCCCCTGGCCGTGTCCAATCCGGAAGCCATCCGCGGGAAGCGCGTGCTGGTGGTGGAAGACGGCCCCACCCTCACCCACGGAGAGATGCAGTACGGGGCCGGAGTCGTGGCGGCCCGGAAATTCGGCGCCCTGGACCTGGTGGACCCCCGGCCCTACGCCGTGAAGTCCATTCAGGACACCTACGAGAAGTACCCGGAGATCGGGATCCTTCTGCCGGCCATGGGATACGGCGCCAAGCAGATGAAGGACCTGGAAACCACCATCAACCGGACCGACTGCGATCTGGTGATCGTGGCGACTCCCATCGACCTCGGCCGCATCATCAAGATCAACAAGCCCTCGGTGCGCGTGATGTACGACCTTCAGGAGATCGGACAGCCCACGCTCGAGGCGCCCATTCGACGACTCTTCTAG